Within Lolium rigidum isolate FL_2022 chromosome 5, APGP_CSIRO_Lrig_0.1, whole genome shotgun sequence, the genomic segment TCAACTAAAAATACTTCTTCTATTCACTAATAATATCGTTTAGATACTTCAAAGTAGATTATATACGAAAAAAGAGTGAATATGCACACCAAAAATAGACTAGATATAGAACAAAATAAGTGAACTCGAAAAGCTAAAAGATCTTGCATTAGTTAATGAAGTAAGTAGGATTTTCGCTGAACCAAACTGCCCATAACACATCTTTTCTACTCGGGAAACAACTGCATGGACGAAGGGGAACAACAGCTTGTGGACGGAGGGGAGCAACAAcctagacggtggggaacaataGCCTAGATGAAAGGGAACAACAATGTAGATGGTGGGGAACAAGAGCCCAAATGGTGGGGAACAAGGACCCAGACAAAGAAAAACAACAACCTCAACGGATGGGAACAACCGAACGaagaggaacaacaacctagatggaGAGGAGCAACAACAAGGACAAAGGGGAACCACGGCATGAAAGAAGAGGAACAACATCCTGGACGTAcgagaacaacaacctagacggacgagaacggcaaattGAACAACGGGGAACAATAACCTGagtggaggggaacaacaaccagaacggaggggaacaacgacattGTAAACATTGGGGAACAAGAAAatagatggaggggaacaacatcctgaATGAAgaggaacaacagcctagacgaACGGGAACAACAACCTGGACAGATGGGAACAACAGACGGAACAACGGGGAACAACAACCTGAgtggaggggaacaacagcctagacggAGGAGGACAATAACTTAGATggtggggaacaacatcctagacaAAGGGGAACAACATTGTAGACGGTGGGAACAAGAGactagatggaggggaacaacagtcTGGACGTACGGGAACAACGCCCTGGACGTACGGGAACAACAGCCTCgacgaaggggaacaacaacctgaaTGGCGGGGAACAACAGCCTGAACGGAGGGAAATAATAGCTTAGATGGTGGGGAACAACATCCCAGACAAAGGGAACAACATCGTAGACGGTGAAGAACCAGAGactagatggaggggaacaacatcctaaacGTACGGGAACAACGCCCTGGAAGTACGGGAACAACAACCTGATGTACGGGAACAACAGCCTCGATGAAGGGGAACATCAACCTGAATGGCGTAGAACAACAACCTGAACGGAGGGAAACAATAGCTTAGACGGCGGGGATCAACATCCTAAACGAAGATGAATGAGGAACACGAACCCGGACGAAGGGGAACAAGAGCCTAGACGAAGGGAAACAAGAACCTAGACCAAGGGAAACAATAACCTCGATAGAAGGGAACAACATGATGGAGGAAACAACCTAGTATGTTGTTCCCCACCCTCTCTACGCAATTGTTTCCCACCGTCTAGGATGTTGTTCTCCTCTATCTAGACGGAGCGAAACAACAACCTAGATGGAAGATGATAATAACCTAAACAAAGGAGGACAAGAGTCTTAACGAAATGGAACAACAACTTAGCCAAAGAGAAACATGAGTTTAGACAGAGTGAAGAAAAAGCTTAGACGGAAAtgagaaaaaaaagaggaaaaccaAAATTTAGATATTAGTGGAACCAGATTTTAGATGGAGGAAAACAAAACATTTAGAGAAACAATAAGAACTAAGCCTAGATGTAAAAAATCCTACTAAAAacataaattttaaattttaaaactaAATGAAaacatcaaaaataaaaataaaagaatgtgAGAAAGCAGAAAGAAAAAACCACCGTGTAGAAGAAAATGTAAGAAAGAAGAAAGTAAGAATGCTAAagaaggaaaaaataaaagaaatacatgtgaaagaaaaagaagaagaaaatcctACCTAAGACCAAAAGCAATGTATACGTACACACAAGAAAATAACGATAAAAAAAAGATTCTAAACAAAAGAACGACTAAAGTCACACGAATGTTTTCCTGTTACCGGATGTCGCGTGGTACATACATCAATTACAACGGTGTACTTTATTAATCACGACGTACGTGGCAGCGCAGTGGCAGGACCAACCTTCTTGTCGTCTCCACCTAGTACCACTTCCCAGCTACAACTTATTAAAATTACTTTTTACGATCTTCTGCTCcacagatgggccggcccatcacCGTGCGCTCTTTAGCGAAACGGTGCTCCCTAGCGCGTGTGCTACCGAGCAGTTTCCTTCGCGTTGAGCGCCAAATAGGTTTTCCCCCGACCTGGTTGGCATATACGGTTCGCCATAAAAAGCCTTCATCTGGTAGTTTTTGGTGGACCATCAGAGCTGGAGCCCATAACGCACATCGTGCCCTAAACGGCTaaatctcctccgccgccgaagAGTTGagcaagacgaagaagaagcaacAGACAGATTCACAAATGGCGGGCGGCGGGCTGTTCGGCGGCGCGGGAGCGTTCTGGGCGACCCGAGCACTGGAGGTGGTGAAGAGGAACGACTCCCCTGGGCTGCTGTGGAAGCGGATCAAGCTCACCACTACCCGCAAGAACAACGCCAAGAAACGCCTAAAGCGCCTCTGGCAGGTAACACCAGGACGCATCTGCCCTCCTCCTTCTCTTTCCGATTGCAACATTCTGGGATGATTTCCTTGTCTTCCTGATTCATGCGCGGTTCTTATGGTTGGCCTGAATCACCTAAATCGACAAGTCGTTGGTTCTCCTGAATCTTCGCCATGGTAATAGTTTGCTCTCGACATATGTCCATCTAGTGGTGCTGATATGTTtcctactacctctgtccatcttTTGATGTCAAAAGTTTt encodes:
- the LOC124657721 gene encoding uncharacterized protein LOC124657721 → MAGGGLFGGAGAFWATRALEVVKRNDSPGLLWKRIKLTTTRKNNAKKRLKRLWQNEAVIRACGQVESSSTSSTAAAAGKQQ